Proteins found in one Opitutaceae bacterium genomic segment:
- the hemE gene encoding uroporphyrinogen decarboxylase, producing the protein MTSRERFLAACACEPLDRPPIWIMRQAGRYLPEYRALKAKSSFLEMVKTPDLATEVTLQPLRRFPLDAAILFSDILVIPEALGQPYHFRDSGGIEMEFKLSGAADISRLAPPEAVPERLSYVGAALKSIRKELGETKALLGFGGSPWTLATYMVEGGSSDDFDRVKTLFYTDRTAFTALMERLTAALVAYFKMQIEAGADAIQIFDSWGGIIAGQDYVDASLRWIREIVAALPADFPVILYAKGTAPQLTDQAFSGVRVISVDWTQELAITRRNLPGNVAVQGNLDPVLMQTTPEIVEREASRILESMRPHRGHIFNLGHGITPQARIECVERLVQHVVSWK; encoded by the coding sequence ATGACTTCCCGTGAGCGATTCCTCGCCGCATGCGCGTGCGAGCCATTGGACCGGCCTCCCATCTGGATCATGCGCCAGGCCGGGCGCTACCTTCCCGAGTATCGAGCGCTCAAGGCCAAGTCGAGTTTCCTGGAAATGGTAAAGACTCCGGACCTCGCCACGGAAGTCACTTTGCAACCGCTCAGGCGCTTCCCGCTCGATGCCGCCATCCTTTTCTCGGACATCCTCGTCATACCAGAGGCACTTGGTCAGCCCTACCATTTCCGCGACAGCGGCGGCATTGAAATGGAATTCAAACTCAGCGGAGCCGCTGATATTTCGCGTTTGGCCCCACCTGAAGCGGTTCCCGAACGCCTCAGCTACGTGGGGGCGGCCCTCAAATCGATCCGCAAAGAACTGGGCGAAACGAAGGCCTTGCTCGGCTTCGGCGGGTCGCCTTGGACCCTTGCCACGTACATGGTCGAGGGCGGCAGCTCCGACGACTTTGATCGCGTCAAGACCCTTTTCTACACCGACCGCACCGCGTTCACGGCGTTGATGGAGCGATTGACCGCCGCCTTGGTCGCCTACTTCAAAATGCAGATCGAGGCAGGTGCGGACGCGATTCAGATTTTCGACTCCTGGGGAGGCATCATTGCCGGGCAAGATTATGTGGACGCGTCACTGCGTTGGATTCGGGAAATTGTCGCAGCCCTGCCTGCGGACTTCCCTGTGATTCTCTACGCGAAGGGTACAGCTCCCCAGTTGACCGACCAGGCCTTCTCGGGTGTGCGCGTCATAAGCGTCGATTGGACGCAGGAACTGGCGATCACGCGGAGGAACCTCCCAGGCAACGTCGCCGTGCAGGGGAACCTCGATCCCGTGCTCATGCAGACAACGCCAGAGATCGTTGAGCGTGAGGCGTCCCGAATCCTTGAATCAATGCGTCCGCATCGCGGACACATCTTCAATCTTGGCCACGGAATTACCCCGCAGGCCAGGATTGAATGCGTCGAGCGACTCGTGCAGCATGTCGTCTCCTGGAAGTAA
- the hemF gene encoding oxygen-dependent coproporphyrinogen oxidase: protein MSAPNPEAIEDHLRALQARICVELAEEDGGGTFASDEWKRPEGGGGLTRILAEGAVFEKAGVGFSRVQGARLPTSATAHRPELAGLAWEAMGVSLVIHPRNPRVPTSHANVRFFIAGRDTAHPVWWFGGGYDLTPYYGVEEDCRHWHQTARDALAPFPGELYPRFKRACDEYFYLKHRGEPRGIGGIFYDDFSELGAAGSFDLMRAVGDSFLAAYRPIVARRKHEPYGDRERDWQLYRRGRYVEFNLVWDRGTLFGLQSGGRTESILMSLPPLVRWDYGRAAEPGSEEHRLHTEFLRPRDWC, encoded by the coding sequence ATGTCCGCTCCCAACCCAGAGGCCATCGAAGACCACCTGCGCGCGCTGCAGGCGAGGATCTGTGTCGAGCTCGCTGAGGAAGACGGAGGCGGCACGTTTGCTTCAGATGAATGGAAGCGCCCGGAAGGCGGTGGCGGACTCACACGCATCCTCGCGGAGGGCGCAGTGTTCGAGAAGGCAGGCGTCGGTTTTTCCCGGGTGCAGGGAGCCCGGCTTCCGACTTCTGCGACCGCACATCGTCCCGAACTCGCCGGCCTCGCCTGGGAGGCGATGGGCGTGTCTCTCGTCATACATCCCAGGAACCCCCGCGTGCCCACCAGCCACGCCAACGTGCGGTTCTTCATCGCAGGCAGGGACACCGCCCACCCAGTCTGGTGGTTTGGGGGCGGGTACGATCTCACTCCCTACTACGGGGTCGAGGAGGACTGCCGCCATTGGCACCAGACCGCGCGCGACGCCCTGGCTCCATTTCCAGGTGAGCTCTATCCGCGCTTCAAGCGGGCTTGCGACGAGTACTTCTACCTGAAGCACCGCGGTGAGCCGCGCGGGATCGGCGGCATTTTCTACGACGATTTCAGCGAGCTGGGGGCCGCAGGCTCGTTCGACCTGATGCGCGCGGTAGGAGACTCGTTTCTGGCGGCGTACCGCCCGATTGTGGCGCGGCGCAAGCACGAGCCCTATGGCGACCGTGAACGCGACTGGCAGTTGTATCGGCGCGGGCGATACGTGGAGTTCAATCTTGTTTGGGACCGAGGAACTTTGTTTGGACTCCAAAGCGGAGGCCGGACCGAGTCGATTCTAATGAGTCTCCCTCCGCTCGTTCGGTGGGACTATGGCCGTGCGGCGGAACCTGGCAGCGAAGAGCACCGTCTGCACACGGAGTTTCTCCGACCGCGCGACTGGTGCTAA
- a CDS encoding metal ABC transporter permease, whose amino-acid sequence MSLDELFLGPLRFEFMQRGLASAALIGVSGGLLGPILILRRLSLMGDALSHSLLPGIALAFLLFGTNAAALFAGALVAGLLTAAGSAFLSRLTRIKEDAAFGALYLILFALGIVLASSLGTKIDLLHFLFGNILGVSPTDLAISAASCAATVGAFALFRRSIQLESFDPVFHRASGGAGGLTHLSLLLLVVINLVAALQAMGVVLALGLFLLPAVTAYLWCDRLVPLFATSISLAVAGAVLGMLLSYHLELASGATIVLCHGTLFVASAFVSPKHGILARLSGFGRNERDVRHVQD is encoded by the coding sequence ATGAGCCTCGACGAGTTGTTCCTTGGACCGCTCCGCTTCGAGTTCATGCAGCGGGGACTCGCATCAGCCGCCCTCATTGGCGTGAGCGGAGGGCTGCTCGGTCCGATTCTGATTTTGCGCCGCCTCTCTCTCATGGGTGATGCGCTCAGCCATTCGCTTCTTCCCGGTATCGCGCTCGCATTCCTCCTGTTCGGCACCAACGCCGCCGCCCTCTTTGCAGGGGCGCTTGTGGCCGGTCTCCTCACAGCAGCCGGCAGTGCGTTCCTCAGCCGCCTGACCCGGATCAAGGAGGATGCGGCTTTCGGCGCACTCTACCTGATCCTCTTCGCTCTCGGAATTGTGCTGGCGAGCTCACTCGGGACCAAAATCGATCTCCTCCACTTTCTCTTTGGCAACATTCTGGGTGTCAGCCCCACGGATCTTGCCATTTCCGCAGCCAGCTGTGCTGCCACGGTGGGTGCTTTTGCGCTCTTCCGCCGAAGCATCCAACTCGAGTCGTTCGATCCGGTTTTTCACCGGGCTTCAGGTGGCGCGGGAGGTCTCACGCATCTCAGCCTGCTCCTCCTCGTGGTGATCAACCTGGTCGCTGCACTCCAGGCCATGGGCGTGGTGCTCGCGCTGGGTCTGTTCCTTCTACCCGCCGTCACCGCCTACCTGTGGTGCGACCGCCTCGTGCCGCTATTCGCGACGTCCATCTCGCTCGCCGTAGCCGGTGCCGTCCTCGGGATGCTTCTGAGCTATCACCTGGAACTCGCTTCAGGAGCCACCATCGTGCTCTGCCACGGCACCCTTTTCGTTGCCTCGGCCTTTGTCAGTCCCAAGCACGGAATCCTTGCGCGCCTTTCTGGGTTTGGGCGAAATGAACGCGACGTCCGTCACGTCCAGGACTAA
- a CDS encoding metal ABC transporter ATP-binding protein has product MSAAPHNILRFHDVTIRHGSLVALDHVSAQVPCGSSTAIMGPNGAGKSTLLRAILGWHRLATGEIRIGDKHTHHQLPRLAYLPQRQSVDWEFPITVQEVVAQGRFPSLRFWERFSERDREAVSRALEELDIADLASRPISQLSGGQQQRVFLARAVAQGADVFLLDEPFAGLDVHATQELAHTLRAWEAQGRTVLCVLHDLDLARAHFTHGILLRTRLVGCGPVREVLSEERINEAFSGNCAHTTNPLSRVTTARFPG; this is encoded by the coding sequence TTGTCCGCGGCACCCCACAACATCCTGCGCTTCCACGACGTGACGATCCGGCATGGGTCGCTCGTGGCGCTTGACCACGTTTCCGCCCAGGTACCCTGTGGCAGTTCCACCGCCATCATGGGCCCAAACGGCGCCGGCAAGTCCACCCTCCTTCGGGCTATCCTTGGCTGGCACCGGCTTGCCACCGGCGAGATTCGGATCGGCGACAAACACACGCATCATCAGCTGCCACGCCTCGCCTACCTGCCGCAGCGTCAATCGGTGGACTGGGAGTTTCCGATCACTGTGCAAGAAGTGGTCGCGCAAGGTCGCTTTCCCTCCCTTAGGTTCTGGGAACGCTTTTCTGAGCGCGACCGCGAAGCGGTATCCCGCGCTCTGGAGGAATTGGACATCGCGGACCTTGCCTCCCGACCGATCAGTCAGCTTTCAGGAGGCCAGCAGCAACGCGTGTTCCTCGCCCGGGCAGTCGCCCAAGGCGCTGACGTCTTCCTGCTCGATGAACCTTTCGCCGGACTGGATGTACACGCCACCCAGGAACTGGCGCATACGCTCCGGGCGTGGGAGGCGCAGGGGCGCACCGTCCTGTGCGTGCTTCATGATCTTGACCTCGCCCGGGCCCACTTCACGCACGGCATCTTGCTCAGGACGCGCCTTGTTGGCTGCGGTCCGGTTCGCGAAGTACTTTCGGAGGAGCGCATCAACGAGGCGTTTTCAGGCAACTGCGCACATACCACAAATCCGCTCTCGCGCGTGACCACGGCACGCTTCCCCGGATGA
- a CDS encoding zinc ABC transporter substrate-binding protein, with the protein MRLVYACLGFLACSLTSEAIQIIASNTLLEDMAREVALPEDQVTGLLPLGVDPHAFQPTPKQMQRVEEADVLILNGLGLEPWLERATSEAKGNRLRVTASDGIDPLKGNSCSADHDHADHDHAHAEVDPHAWHDLANVLVYVGNIEKGLAAANPTRAAEYAARASAYKARIRELDTEARARMAALPPASRRFVTSHDSLAYFGRAYGIEIIAIAGLRPDREPSARQMTRFVSQVRDLGVRAVFIESTSNPKIPRLLAAEAGVKVVTELHTDSLGPKDGPAGTFLGLFRANLDTLERSLK; encoded by the coding sequence ATGCGCCTTGTTTATGCCTGCCTGGGCTTCCTCGCTTGCTCGCTGACCTCCGAAGCAATCCAGATTATCGCCTCGAACACCCTGCTGGAAGACATGGCACGCGAAGTTGCCCTTCCCGAGGACCAGGTCACCGGCCTTCTGCCGCTTGGCGTGGACCCGCACGCGTTTCAACCCACCCCCAAGCAGATGCAACGCGTGGAGGAGGCGGATGTCCTCATCTTGAATGGCTTGGGCCTCGAGCCCTGGCTGGAACGGGCCACCTCCGAGGCGAAGGGGAATCGTCTGCGCGTGACTGCCTCAGACGGGATCGATCCCCTCAAAGGCAACTCCTGCTCGGCCGACCACGATCATGCCGACCATGACCACGCCCACGCGGAGGTGGACCCGCACGCCTGGCACGATCTCGCCAACGTGCTTGTGTACGTCGGGAACATCGAAAAAGGCCTGGCGGCGGCCAATCCCACCCGGGCGGCGGAGTACGCGGCTCGCGCCTCCGCCTACAAGGCTCGTATCCGAGAACTTGATACAGAGGCCAGGGCGCGCATGGCTGCACTCCCACCGGCCTCCCGCCGCTTCGTCACGTCGCACGACTCCCTGGCCTACTTTGGCCGCGCCTATGGCATCGAGATCATCGCGATCGCGGGGTTGCGGCCGGATCGGGAGCCGAGCGCCCGCCAGATGACCAGGTTCGTTTCCCAGGTACGGGACCTGGGCGTGCGGGCCGTCTTCATCGAATCCACCTCAAACCCGAAGATCCCCCGCCTTCTTGCCGCAGAGGCAGGGGTGAAAGTCGTCACCGAACTTCACACGGATTCCCTTGGACCGAAAGACGGGCCCGCCGGGACATTTCTCGGGCTCTTTCGCGCAAACCTCGACACGCTTGAGCGTTCGCTCAAATAA
- a CDS encoding D-alanyl-D-alanine carboxypeptidase family protein has product MASRFLAALSVFVAAFLALPSLHASKKKKGEGDDGVYKGFIVVDAASGKTLLSENANVVTPPASMTKLMTFLVVHDAIRSGRVALDTIVPITGEDAKMGGTQVYLDPREQYPVDELLYAMMIQSANDASSALARLVGGSRDAFVDLMNAKARELGMSNTRFVSPHGLPPASRRVEEGDLTTPADFALLCRELLANTDVLKYTSVKKRVFGTGQRLEPMQMQNHNNLIGRVVGVDGLKTGYTKAAGYCLASTAQRNGKRVIVVIMGCFGPGGTIDMGRSRDRKSIELIERGLAAIPAESQFGGPVSPVSSPAPANDSPVAPAAGSHNEAKAEEPLIKFPTSKK; this is encoded by the coding sequence ATGGCCTCAAGATTCCTTGCCGCTCTTTCCGTTTTCGTCGCCGCATTTCTAGCGCTGCCTTCCCTGCACGCTTCCAAAAAGAAAAAAGGAGAAGGCGACGACGGCGTGTACAAGGGTTTTATCGTGGTCGACGCCGCTTCAGGCAAGACCTTGCTGAGCGAGAACGCAAATGTCGTCACGCCTCCCGCGAGTATGACGAAGCTCATGACGTTCCTCGTCGTACACGATGCGATACGTTCCGGACGTGTCGCACTCGATACCATCGTGCCCATTACTGGCGAAGACGCGAAGATGGGCGGCACGCAGGTGTACCTGGATCCCCGCGAGCAATATCCGGTCGACGAGCTCCTCTACGCGATGATGATCCAGTCGGCCAACGACGCTTCAAGCGCACTCGCGAGGCTTGTCGGCGGAAGCCGGGACGCATTCGTCGACCTGATGAATGCCAAGGCGCGTGAACTCGGCATGAGCAACACGCGGTTCGTCAGCCCGCACGGTCTGCCGCCTGCAAGCCGTCGGGTCGAAGAAGGAGACCTCACGACTCCCGCGGATTTTGCCCTCCTTTGTCGTGAACTCCTCGCGAATACCGACGTCCTCAAGTATACGTCGGTGAAGAAGCGGGTGTTTGGAACGGGCCAGCGCCTGGAGCCGATGCAGATGCAGAACCACAACAACCTCATCGGCCGCGTCGTGGGGGTCGATGGGCTCAAGACCGGTTACACCAAGGCGGCGGGCTACTGTCTTGCCTCCACCGCGCAACGAAATGGAAAGCGCGTAATCGTGGTGATCATGGGTTGTTTCGGTCCGGGCGGTACGATCGACATGGGGCGCAGCCGTGATCGCAAGAGCATTGAGCTCATCGAGCGAGGCCTGGCAGCCATCCCGGCAGAGTCCCAATTCGGCGGTCCCGTAAGCCCCGTGTCCTCACCGGCTCCCGCCAACGACTCTCCCGTCGCACCCGCTGCCGGTTCGCACAACGAAGCCAAGGCGGAAGAACCCCTGATCAAGTTCCCAACGTCGAAGAAGTGA
- a CDS encoding peptide chain release factor 3 codes for MSPAQEIQRRRTFAIISHPDAGKTTLTEKFLLYGNAIHLAGAVKDRKNQRATTSDWMELEKQRGISVSSTVLQFEYGGFAVNLLDTPGHKDFSEDTYRVLTAVDAALMVIDAAKGVETQTRKLFEVCRRRGVPIFTFMNKCDRPTLNPLALLDELENVLGLAAAPVVWPLGNGPSFRGVYDRRTRDVHLFERVPGGAYQAPVQVTSLDDTAVRAKLDDYTYGEVKEQLEMLDGAGHAFDLEAVHAGKQTPVFFGSAVNNFGIQLLLDGFLQNSIPPQPRRNSKVDANGAAPSVPVEHEKFSGFVFKIQANMDPKHRDRIAFLRVCSGHFARDMSVLHQKTGKNVRLSSSHKLFGQERETVDEAWPGDVIGLVGHDAFGIGDTLTEDRSIDFDEIPRFPPEVFSYISNPNPSDAKKYRAGLDQLLQEGVVQSFQVRHAPPGSTVLAAVGPLQFEVVQWRLKSEYNAESRLEPAPWTLLKWLEPHPSLSNPSSLITASGVSFGTDKFDQPVVLFPNDWSMAYFKEKNPDLKLHDLPLEQVRGTTRT; via the coding sequence ATGTCGCCCGCCCAAGAGATTCAACGCCGCCGTACGTTCGCCATCATTTCGCACCCCGACGCGGGCAAGACCACCCTGACGGAAAAGTTTCTCCTTTACGGAAATGCGATTCACTTGGCAGGTGCCGTCAAGGACCGGAAAAACCAACGGGCCACCACTTCCGACTGGATGGAGCTGGAGAAGCAGCGCGGCATTTCGGTGAGTTCGACCGTCCTGCAATTCGAGTATGGCGGCTTCGCAGTGAACCTCCTTGACACCCCGGGGCACAAGGACTTCTCGGAAGACACCTATCGTGTTCTGACAGCTGTCGATGCGGCGTTGATGGTGATCGATGCAGCGAAGGGCGTTGAGACGCAGACCCGCAAGCTGTTTGAAGTCTGCCGCCGACGCGGAGTTCCCATTTTCACGTTCATGAACAAGTGCGACCGGCCCACGCTCAACCCGCTCGCGCTTCTCGACGAGTTGGAGAACGTGCTTGGCCTCGCAGCAGCGCCAGTTGTCTGGCCCCTGGGAAACGGCCCCTCCTTTCGCGGGGTGTACGACCGGCGTACCCGTGACGTGCATCTGTTCGAGCGGGTGCCGGGCGGCGCTTACCAGGCCCCCGTCCAGGTCACGTCACTCGACGACACCGCCGTGAGGGCCAAGCTCGATGATTACACCTACGGCGAGGTGAAGGAACAACTGGAAATGCTCGACGGGGCAGGCCACGCGTTCGACCTTGAGGCCGTCCACGCAGGCAAACAGACGCCGGTGTTCTTCGGAAGCGCGGTTAACAACTTCGGCATCCAACTCCTTCTCGATGGATTCTTGCAGAACTCCATTCCGCCCCAGCCGCGGCGGAACTCAAAGGTGGACGCCAACGGCGCGGCTCCATCGGTGCCAGTCGAGCACGAGAAATTCTCGGGTTTCGTGTTTAAGATCCAGGCAAACATGGATCCCAAACATCGCGACCGCATCGCCTTCCTGCGCGTGTGCTCGGGGCATTTCGCACGTGACATGTCCGTGCTGCACCAAAAGACCGGCAAGAATGTCCGGCTCTCCTCCTCCCACAAATTATTCGGCCAGGAACGCGAGACGGTGGATGAAGCCTGGCCCGGCGACGTAATCGGCCTTGTCGGCCATGATGCATTCGGTATTGGCGATACCCTGACGGAGGATCGGTCGATAGACTTCGATGAGATCCCCCGCTTCCCGCCCGAGGTCTTCAGCTACATTTCCAATCCCAATCCTTCAGACGCAAAGAAGTACCGCGCCGGTCTCGACCAACTGCTCCAGGAGGGCGTCGTTCAGTCCTTCCAAGTCCGCCACGCGCCGCCGGGATCCACCGTTCTGGCAGCCGTGGGTCCCCTTCAGTTCGAAGTGGTGCAGTGGAGACTCAAGTCCGAATACAACGCCGAAAGCCGCCTTGAGCCGGCACCGTGGACGTTGCTCAAGTGGCTTGAGCCCCACCCCTCCCTGAGCAACCCGTCGAGCCTTATCACCGCCAGCGGAGTGAGTTTCGGCACCGACAAGTTCGACCAACCCGTGGTCCTTTTCCCGAACGATTGGTCGATGGCCTACTTCAAAGAGAAGAACCCGGACCTCAAGCTGCACGATCTCCCGCTTGAACAGGTTCGCGGCACCACACGGACTTAG
- a CDS encoding class I SAM-dependent rRNA methyltransferase encodes MTTTFLKLKPNVKPRALRGHPWVFANEVEALLPREQDGEVVECRDRTGRFIGSGIYNSRSQICWRRLSRDRVTLDEAYVDAAVSAALARRTEGDVGRLIWSESDGLPGVVVDRFADTLVVQIQTLAMEKRRETLAAVLKNRIQPAEIVFRNDANIRKLEGLPLEVSTLSGKAWEPRWVTIGGMEYWLDLAGGQKTGFYLDQRDQHARVAAYAAGRRVLDAFCNQGAFALHAAKAGASEVLGLDSAVDAIAQARENAKRNRVQARFEVANVFDFLNDASRIEQRWDLIVLDPPPFAKSKSAMEGAVRGYKEINLRAIQKLTPGGILATYTCSHHIQDADLRDIIASAAADARRRVQILEFCHQPVDHPVLATMPESEYLRGYLLRVD; translated from the coding sequence GTGACCACCACGTTCCTGAAGCTTAAACCAAATGTAAAGCCACGCGCCTTACGCGGACATCCATGGGTGTTTGCCAACGAGGTCGAGGCGCTGCTTCCCCGGGAGCAGGACGGCGAGGTGGTGGAGTGCCGTGACAGGACCGGGCGGTTCATCGGTTCCGGCATCTACAACAGTCGCTCGCAAATCTGTTGGCGCAGGCTCAGCCGTGATCGCGTGACCTTGGATGAAGCGTACGTGGACGCTGCGGTCAGCGCTGCCCTCGCCCGTCGCACCGAAGGGGACGTCGGGCGTCTGATCTGGTCGGAGTCCGACGGGCTTCCCGGCGTGGTTGTCGACCGCTTCGCGGATACCCTGGTGGTGCAGATCCAGACGCTCGCGATGGAGAAGAGGCGGGAAACCCTGGCAGCGGTATTGAAAAATCGGATACAACCGGCCGAGATCGTGTTTCGGAACGACGCGAACATTCGCAAGCTCGAAGGGCTTCCCCTCGAGGTCTCGACGCTTTCGGGCAAGGCATGGGAGCCGCGCTGGGTCACCATTGGGGGGATGGAATACTGGCTCGACCTGGCCGGCGGCCAGAAGACGGGTTTTTACCTGGACCAGCGCGACCAGCACGCACGAGTCGCCGCGTACGCCGCCGGGCGGCGTGTCCTCGACGCATTCTGCAACCAGGGCGCCTTTGCGTTGCACGCTGCGAAGGCGGGGGCGAGCGAGGTCCTGGGCCTCGACAGCGCCGTCGATGCCATTGCCCAGGCGCGCGAGAATGCCAAGCGCAACCGCGTGCAGGCACGCTTTGAGGTCGCCAATGTCTTTGACTTCCTGAATGACGCTTCGCGAATCGAGCAACGTTGGGACCTCATCGTGCTCGACCCCCCGCCGTTCGCGAAATCCAAGTCGGCGATGGAGGGCGCAGTCCGCGGCTACAAGGAGATCAACCTCCGGGCGATCCAGAAGCTCACCCCGGGCGGCATTCTGGCGACCTATACCTGCTCCCACCACATCCAGGACGCGGACCTTCGGGACATAATCGCCTCGGCCGCGGCGGATGCGCGCCGACGCGTGCAGATACTGGAGTTTTGCCACCAACCGGTGGACCATCCCGTCCTCGCCACCATGCCCGAGAGCGAGTATCTGCGCGGTTACCTGCTGCGGGTGGACTGA
- a CDS encoding four helix bundle protein yields the protein MRAQKWEEMEELQLAHRFTLNVHRLARRFPVEAKAGLFSQLIRAAISVSANIAEGKGRRTSADFRHFLVIACGSLAESRYLLMLARDLDYLDSTPHEEADSLSLELEHRLNKLIGKMNSSLR from the coding sequence ATGAGGGCTCAAAAGTGGGAGGAGATGGAGGAGCTTCAGTTGGCGCACAGGTTCACGCTGAACGTGCACAGACTCGCTAGGCGCTTCCCCGTTGAGGCAAAAGCAGGGCTCTTCAGCCAGTTGATACGTGCTGCCATTTCGGTTTCGGCCAATATCGCTGAAGGGAAGGGACGGCGGACATCTGCAGACTTCCGACATTTCCTGGTGATAGCGTGCGGTTCGCTGGCTGAATCGCGCTATCTGCTCATGTTAGCTCGAGATTTGGACTACCTCGACTCAACTCCGCATGAAGAGGCCGACAGCCTGTCCCTTGAGCTTGAACACCGTCTAAATAAACTCATCGGGAAGATGAACTCCTCACTTCGCTAG